The DNA segment GCCGGGCGGCTCGGCGCGCTGACATTTGCCGGCGGCTTGTCTTAGCCGCGGCGTTTAGCCCAACCGATGCCGCCGGCCAAAACCGTACCGAACAACCAAACCGCCGACGGCAGCGGCACCGCCGCCACGGTAGCCGCAGCGATGAACGGCTCGCCGGCCAAGCCTTGTTGGTTGGAATGGAAGCGGATACTGAGCAAAGTTTGGTTGGCGAACGCCGCCGGTAAATTGAAAATCTGCTGGTCCAACCGGGCCCGACCGCTGCCGGCGGAAAATGCCGGGATTGCGTCGACGCCGTTGATGGCGTTAGTGAATGCGCCGTCGTAATGGTCGCGGACGTTTTGGCCTTCGATCAGGTCCACGGTGTAGACGTCACCCAAACTACCGCTGAAGCTGACGTAGCCGACGTTGGCGCCATCGGCGCCGAATGCGGTATTGATCAAGGTAAACGCCTGGGTGACGCCGAAGATATTGACCGGAATATCGATCTGGCTGTTATGGAAGGCGGTGTTGCCGTCGCCATCGACCGCCAGTTGAAACGGCACGCCGTTGAAGGTCTGCGTACCGGGGAACAGGCCGTTGTAACTGCTCCCGTCGGTCCAGGTTCTGATATCCGCGTTGAGGCTGGGCAAGGTCAGCGTGGTGTAGGAAGCGTTGGCAGCCGCCATGTCCGCCGTCAATAACAGCGCAGCAATAATTTGAAGTTTCATATCGATTCCCCCTCGAATTTGGCTAACAATACCCTAAAAAATACCGGAGTATTCTCGCCCATTTTATTTGAACCGCATCACAAAGTCATGCTGCAATGCCGAGCGGCAAACGGATTTTCATCGCCCGGTAAAATCGACGCGTCAAGCTTTGGCCAACGGCTCGGGCTTGGCCAAGGCGGCTGCGGCGTATCCCGCCTTTGCTGTTCCGCGGAAGTCGCAGTGCCGATCGAATGGGCACGCTGCAGCGTGGCGGCCGACGTTTTTCCAGCCGGCGCCGCCTGACCTTAATGCACTATGCGAGGAGATTGTTTTGAAAAACAGGAATTCGATTTTGTTGCCGGCAATGCTGGCCGGTTTACTGGCCGGCCCGGCGGCGGCTGTCACCATCCATTTCGACTACAGCTACGACGGCGGCTTCTTTTCCGGCAGCAATCTGTCCAGACGCACCACGCTGGATGCGGCGGGCCAATATTTCTCGGCAATGCTGCAAGACACTCTGGCGGCTATCGATTCCAACGGCAGCAACCAGTTCACTGCGGTCTTCAGCCGGCCGGACAGCGGCGCGACCGCAAATTTGGCATCGTTCGACGTTGCCGCCGACACGCTGACCGTATTCGTCGGCGGCCGCGACTTGGGCGGCAACTCGCTGGGCTTGGGCGGACCGGGCGGCTACAGCATCTCCGGCACCCAGAGCTTCTTGAATCAGGCCGCCTATCGCGGCGAGAGCGGCGCCCAAACCAATCCGCCAACGGATTTTGCCACCTGGGGCGGGTCTATCAGTTTCGACGCCGATTCGGCCTGGTATTTCGATAGCGATCCCGCCAGCACCGAGTCGTTTAGCGGCTTCGATTTTTACTCGGTGGCCTTGCACGAATTGGGGCACGTGCTCGGCATCGGCGCCGCCAATTCCTGGAGCCGCTGGCTGCAAGGCGGCAAATTCACCGGCCTGGAATCGAAATTGGTCAACGGCGGTCAGGACGTGCTGCTGTCGGCCGACGCCGCGCATTGGCAATCCGGGCAAACCAGTACCATCAACGGCCTGGGCAGCTACCAAGCGGCAATGACGCCGAATATCGCCGCCGGCACCCGCAAGAATTTTACCGACCTGGATCTGGCGGCGCTCTCCGACATCGGTTGGGAAGTGGCGGCCACCACACCCGCCCGCCAAGTACCGTTACCCGAGCCGGCTTATTGGTTATTCGCCGTGGGGCTGGCCGCCATCGGCCAGCGCTTGCTCGGCCGCGACGCCGCCCCTCTGCCGGGTTGAGTACAAGCCCGCTTCCAGCCGGGCCGTTCAGCCGGTTGCTTGCCACCGGCCGGCCAGAAGTTGACCGGCACGGACGCTCAGCAGCCCGGCCAGCACGGCCAACAGCCAACGCCCGCCGCCCTCCAGAAAAAGCATGACATCCAAGCTGAACGGCACAGGTCTGACGCGGCCGGCCTGTTCGGCCATGTTTTGAAACATCATCTCCAGGTTGCCCAGCAACAGTAACGGCACCGTAACGGTTACCAGCAGTAACGACTGCACAATACCGCCGATGGCGGCGATGCCGCGTTGCGCCCAGGTCGTTCCCGGCCAAGCCAGTACCAGGGACAAGGTGATCACCGGCGGTACCAGGGTATGGGTCAGATGGGTGCCGGCCGTCATCTGGGCGCCGGGATTGACGGTATAGCCGGCTACTACCGGAATCGGCCGCAACACCCAAGCCGATACCGAAATCAAATAGTCGCCGTCGTTGGCGGCCAAAGCCAACCCCGGCGCAAAATCCCGGCTCCACTCGCGCATGCCGAAGTCGACGAATGGCAGTAAAAACTCGCCCAAGGGCTGGCGAAATATGAAAGCCGATACCGACAGCGCCAACCAGACCAGCAGCAGCCTGGTGCTGAATTTAACTAACGCTGCGGTTTCCATCGGCATCCGCACCTCCCCACGCCGCCCACCAGGCAAAAAACAAGCAGCCCAACACGACGATCAAGGTCGGCGCAAAATAGGTATGGGCCGGCAGAAACCAAGCCGGATAATAGGCAACGACAACATAAATCGCGGCGATGCGCAGCAGGTTGAGCAGATACATGAAAACCGCCGCAGCCAATACGCCGGCCAGTTTGCGACCAAGCTCAGCCGGATACGCCAGCATGGCCGACACCACCAGAAACAGTGCACCGGAACCGTCGCATCCACGCACGACCTCCAAGTTTGCCCGCGCCGAAACCAAATGGTTACCGACGGCCGCCACCCGTTCGCCCGGCGCCAATAGATCGATCAAGGCCGCATCGGGCCGCACCAGGCCCCAATGGTAAAGCGTGTCCCGCAAGACCTCGTCCGGAATTTGGAAATAAGCCCGATGCATCAAACCGTAGATGCCGGCAAACAACAACGGAAACCGCCACCGCCGAAGCTTGGCCGCCATCGATGCGGAAGGAGTGGTCAATTCGATTGGATTTGCCATGGTCTCGATACCCAGTCGGGCAAGCGGATTGAGAATTGCGGTCGATTCGATGCCGGCGCAACGCCGCTGCCAGCCGGGCAGCCGCTTTGCTTTGCCCCGGCCGCTGAGCTTCCGCTTCGGCCGCACCGTTCCGGCTCTACGCTTGATCGCCATTATCCGCCAAACGGCAAGGGCCAGCTAACCCACGTCTTGCGACACACTTTCGCCAGTCATTTTATGATGAAAGGCGGCAATATCCTGACCTTGCAAAAAATCCTAGGCAACGGCTCACTCAAGTTGAATCCGCTTAGCAAAATGGGCCGATAAAACCAACAAAAAAAGGCCCAATCAATGGCTGGGCCTTTGTCTTGGTCTGGTTATACCCCGGCTCGTATTCTGAAAGAGTACCTCTCTCTTTTAAACATAACCATAACAATCGCCCCAAACATCCAGGCGAGGGAAGGTAAAGGAACTTGAGAGATTTGGTCCAGGGTCACTACGCCGCGAAAACCCGAAAAGCGGCCGTCAAGAACATTTGCACCACTGAAAACGTTTACTTGATCGCCAACCTTCCAAAATTGAGGATGGTTTTCTCCAAACACTGACATAGTGTAGTAACCGCCATCGTGAAAGAAAGAGCCGGATGAAAATAATGGATTTGTTGAGTAAATACCGCCATCGTTCTTTGAGGCGCCGTTTGGCCATTGCATGGTTGAAGCAACCGGGTCCTTTATGAAAACACCTTCTAAGAAATTTGCATAAAACAAATCCGCGTAGATGTTACCTTGCTCTCCCGGACGAGGAAGATCTTCTAGTTCTTCAATGCTTCCGTCATAGTGCGTAATCACGGCCTGACGGTTAAAGTCGACTGAAAAAGCGTAGTGAATGTCGCTGCCAACGCTTAATCCAGCTGCGGCAATTAATCCCGCACTATCGGACTCGATCAGCGTTATATGCCCTGAGAATTTATAAACGAGCTCCGCTTGGGATACTGGAGCCACACCCATCCAACCAAACGCTACTAAGATCGACAAAACGAATTTAGTCTTCATCACCAACTGACCATGTAAGTTAAAAGGATCGCAACTCTAACAGGTGAAGTAATGCACAACAAATGCAATAATTCATATCCGGTTCAGGAATTATCCGTAAGTGTCCCGCCAGCGTCCCATGGGACAACGTCCAACAATGGGCTTATGCTGCCCGTATCTCGTCCAACAACTCCGGATGGCGGTCTAGGACTTTTAGCAATTTCACCAGGGCCAGCGGTGGCTTGGTCTTGCCGTTCTCGTAGCGGGAAAAGGCATTGATACCGCCGCCGAAAATCTCCGACGCTTCTCGCTGGTCGAGTGCCAGTTTCTTGCGAACGCTGGCGATAAAGCCGGGGTCTACAATCGAGGCATTGACCTGCTTGTTGAATTCCAGCATCAAAGCCATGGTGCGTTTGGATTCTTCCGCATCGGTAATCACTTCATCGCAGGCCGGGCAAAAATCGCCAGTCACCAACGGAATTACGGTAGTTCCGCCTTTATAGGTGTAAGGCACGTCACGGGTATCGTGTACCAGCTCGCCAACCGCACAGGATGGACATTTCATAATCACAGCTCCTTAAACGAAACAATCAGCTAGCGCTCTGGCTAACGATAGATTTCTCGACGGTGGCCGATGGCAACCACAAGGATTTTTAATTGACAATCTTCGATGGTATAGACCATCCGGTAATCTCCTACGCGGATGCGGTAAAGATCATCAACGCCGTGCAGTTTCTTGAAGCCTGGCGGCCGTGGATTTTCGGCTAAATCGCAAGCCGCCGCATAGAGGCGCTTTTGAATCTCGTTTGGAAGTTTTGAAAAGGCTTTTTCGGCGCTTGGTTTGAATACAACGCTATAGGTCATATTTCAAACGCATCTCGTCCAGGCTGATTTCGCCGGGTTCGGTCAATGACTGGGCGGCGGCCTGGATGTCGGCTTGATCATCGAGGTATTCTCGTAATAGGTTATCGAGAAACGTTAACGGCGATTGACCAGCAACAGTTGCGGCGTTGATTAACAGCGTTTCAGTAGGTTGTGGTAACTGGATCATTTTAGAGCCTCCTTTTTCGTTACATTTAACGCTGAGGATGTCGCTTGTTTTCAGCATCGAATTTTATAGCGTTTATCGGCAACAGGATCAAACGCCCAGCAAAAGCCTGGACGCGCGCTACCTGATGGGTAAGCAACCAAGTCGACAGTGATTTAAAGTGCCATTATAAAATGGACACTTTATGAACAAGGCAATAAAAAAGGCCTAGGTCTTTCGACATAAGCCTTTAATATATATGGAGCTGGCGATGGGACTCGAACCCGCGACCGGCTGATTACAAATCAGCTGCTCTACCAACTGAGCTACGCCAGCAAATTGGCTGGCCATTATACAAAAAAAATCGGATTAATCCATTTCTTTTTACCGCTGCGGCTTACTTGTTGCGAATGCTGTCTATCATGCCGGACAAGTAATCCATGATTTGCGCCAGGAACAGAATCAACCGGTCGAGTTCAGCCTGCAAGAAGAACAGGAAATGGCTGTGGTCGAAATCCTGGTCCAGATAAAAACTCAAGCCGTTGTTAATGGTATTTAACCCCATGGCCAGCATGATCAGGGCTGCCGCTTTGAACATGTAGCCGCGCAGCTTGGCGCTCATTTTGCCGAAGGCGACACTGATGAACAGCATCATCGGCAGCGTTCCGGCACCGAAAGCCAGCATCAACGCGCCGCCTTCCAGCACGCTGGTTGCCGTCGTCGCCTTCACCGCCATCGCAAACGTCAACATGCAAGGCATCAGGCCATTCAGAAAGCCGGCGATCACCGACCCGATCAACGGCCCT comes from the Methylomonas sp. EFPC3 genome and includes:
- a CDS encoding matrixin family metalloprotease; protein product: MKNRNSILLPAMLAGLLAGPAAAVTIHFDYSYDGGFFSGSNLSRRTTLDAAGQYFSAMLQDTLAAIDSNGSNQFTAVFSRPDSGATANLASFDVAADTLTVFVGGRDLGGNSLGLGGPGGYSISGTQSFLNQAAYRGESGAQTNPPTDFATWGGSISFDADSAWYFDSDPASTESFSGFDFYSVALHELGHVLGIGAANSWSRWLQGGKFTGLESKLVNGGQDVLLSADAAHWQSGQTSTINGLGSYQAAMTPNIAAGTRKNFTDLDLAALSDIGWEVAATTPARQVPLPEPAYWLFAVGLAAIGQRLLGRDAAPLPG
- a CDS encoding type II toxin-antitoxin system RelE/ParE family toxin; the encoded protein is MTYSVVFKPSAEKAFSKLPNEIQKRLYAAACDLAENPRPPGFKKLHGVDDLYRIRVGDYRMVYTIEDCQLKILVVAIGHRREIYR
- the xrtM gene encoding exosortase family protein XrtM, which produces MANPIELTTPSASMAAKLRRWRFPLLFAGIYGLMHRAYFQIPDEVLRDTLYHWGLVRPDAALIDLLAPGERVAAVGNHLVSARANLEVVRGCDGSGALFLVVSAMLAYPAELGRKLAGVLAAAVFMYLLNLLRIAAIYVVVAYYPAWFLPAHTYFAPTLIVVLGCLFFAWWAAWGGADADGNRSVS
- a CDS encoding type II toxin-antitoxin system MqsA family antitoxin, coding for MKCPSCAVGELVHDTRDVPYTYKGGTTVIPLVTGDFCPACDEVITDAEESKRTMALMLEFNKQVNASIVDPGFIASVRKKLALDQREASEIFGGGINAFSRYENGKTKPPLALVKLLKVLDRHPELLDEIRAA